A window from Leptothermofonsia sichuanensis E412 encodes these proteins:
- a CDS encoding Lrp/AsnC family transcriptional regulator, which translates to MPKQPARGKSKVKPALKHSESLQALDEIDRQILQLLQENSRITSTELARQVNLSTPGLQKRLKKLETTGVIGRYVTLMNREALGLDLLCFAQVTLAHHQPECVGEFCHQVTELPEVLECHHLTGDFDYLLKVVVANHQHLEQLLSEKITKIPGVDRIRTNIVLNEIKTSTSLPLKSVH; encoded by the coding sequence TTGCCCAAACAGCCTGCCAGAGGAAAGTCTAAAGTGAAACCGGCCCTGAAACACTCAGAATCACTTCAAGCCCTTGACGAAATTGATCGTCAAATTTTGCAACTACTCCAGGAAAATAGCCGTATTACCAGTACTGAACTGGCCCGTCAGGTCAACCTCTCCACACCCGGACTGCAAAAGCGACTGAAGAAGCTGGAAACAACTGGCGTTATTGGACGGTATGTCACCCTGATGAACCGAGAAGCACTGGGTTTAGACCTGTTGTGCTTTGCTCAGGTGACACTGGCGCATCATCAGCCTGAATGTGTGGGTGAATTTTGTCATCAGGTTACAGAACTACCAGAAGTGTTGGAATGCCATCACCTGACAGGTGACTTTGACTATTTGTTAAAAGTTGTTGTGGCAAATCATCAACATCTGGAACAGCTTCTGTCTGAAAAAATTACCAAGATTCCCGGTGTAGATCGGATTCGAACCAATATTGTTTTGAATGAAATTAAAACCTCGACTTCATTACCGTTGAAGTCAGTCCATTAA